A DNA window from Thiothrix subterranea contains the following coding sequences:
- a CDS encoding amino acid ABC transporter substrate-binding protein yields MLTTTLARALAGVTLCTAVMLSLPAQAGKTLDTIKSRGQLVCGVNVALAGFSSADSEGKWSGMDVDYCKALAAAVLGDASKVKYVPLNAQQRFTALQSGEIDILSRNTTWTLTRDASLGANFVGTIYYDGQGFMVKKELKVASAKELDGATVCVQSGTTTEKNLTDFARANKLDIKPLVFEKNEAATGAYHSGRCEAYTTDASGLAAERTIAKNPDEHMILPEIISKEPLGPLVRRGDDEFFAISKWVLNALIEGEEYGLAQTNLDEKKTSDDPNIQRILGTAEDMGALLGLDKEWAYRALKATGNYGEIFERNVGKDSPLKLERGLNKLWNQGGIMYAPPIR; encoded by the coding sequence ATGCTAACAACTACTCTTGCGCGTGCTTTGGCGGGCGTTACCCTGTGTACGGCGGTCATGCTCAGTTTGCCTGCTCAGGCGGGCAAAACCTTGGATACCATCAAGTCCCGTGGTCAATTGGTGTGCGGTGTGAACGTGGCACTGGCTGGTTTTTCCTCTGCCGATAGCGAAGGCAAGTGGAGTGGGATGGACGTGGATTATTGCAAAGCACTCGCAGCAGCGGTGTTGGGCGATGCCAGCAAGGTGAAATACGTCCCCTTGAATGCACAACAACGTTTTACCGCATTGCAATCCGGCGAAATCGACATCTTGTCACGTAATACGACCTGGACATTGACCCGTGATGCGTCGCTGGGGGCAAATTTCGTCGGCACGATCTATTACGATGGGCAAGGTTTCATGGTGAAAAAAGAGCTGAAAGTCGCCAGTGCTAAGGAACTGGATGGCGCGACGGTATGCGTGCAGTCCGGCACGACGACTGAAAAGAATCTGACCGATTTTGCCCGCGCCAACAAGTTGGACATTAAACCGCTGGTGTTTGAAAAGAATGAAGCTGCCACGGGGGCTTACCATAGCGGGCGTTGCGAGGCGTATACCACGGATGCGTCAGGGTTAGCAGCGGAACGAACTATTGCGAAAAATCCCGATGAACACATGATTTTGCCGGAAATCATTTCCAAAGAACCGCTGGGGCCGTTGGTGCGCCGTGGTGATGATGAGTTTTTTGCGATCAGCAAGTGGGTATTGAACGCGCTGATTGAAGGCGAAGAATACGGGCTTGCCCAAACGAATTTGGATGAAAAGAAAACCAGCGATGACCCCAATATCCAGCGTATTTTGGGTACGGCTGAAGACATGGGAGCGTTACTGGGTTTGGATAAGGAATGGGCTTACCGCGCACTGAAAGCGACGGGCAATTATGGTGAAATTTTCGAGCGTAATGTCGGTAAAGATTCCCCGCTGAAACTGGAGCGTGGTTTGAATAAGTTGTGGAATCAGGGCGGGATTATGTACGCGCCACCGATTCGTTAA
- a CDS encoding DesA family fatty acid desaturase: MGLLAELSAWQLVLVTLGLTHITIAAVTIFLHRAQAHRALDLGAIPAHFFRLWLWLTTGMVTREWVAIHRKHHAKCETPEDPHSPQTRGVNTVLWKGAWLYHQEAQNQETLEKYGKGTPDDWLERHVYAPYPWLGVSTMLVIDLVLFGLPGILIWAVQMVWIPFWAAGVINGLAHFWGYRNWNTTDASTNISPIGILIGGEELHNNHHAFAASARLSSRWYEFDIGWFYIRILEMLGMAKVRKVAPRIRVNPNKMAVDFDTVTAVLGNRLQVLSHFAQQVIKPVTKSELRHQTVLAESQALQTVYLYQQRLHQLWERTTVSQEARLEAVQEWISNAEKTGIAALEQFAHRLRGYSVSA, translated from the coding sequence ATGGGTTTACTCGCAGAACTCAGCGCTTGGCAACTGGTACTGGTCACACTGGGCTTAACACACATTACCATCGCGGCAGTCACTATATTCTTACACCGCGCCCAAGCACATCGGGCGTTGGATTTGGGGGCTATCCCCGCGCATTTTTTCCGCCTCTGGTTGTGGCTAACTACCGGCATGGTAACACGCGAATGGGTGGCGATTCACCGCAAACACCACGCCAAATGCGAAACCCCCGAAGACCCACACAGCCCACAAACCCGTGGGGTGAATACTGTCCTCTGGAAAGGCGCGTGGCTTTACCACCAAGAAGCCCAGAATCAGGAAACCCTCGAAAAATACGGCAAAGGCACTCCTGATGACTGGCTGGAACGCCACGTATACGCGCCCTACCCTTGGCTGGGTGTCAGCACCATGCTGGTTATTGATTTGGTGCTGTTTGGCTTGCCCGGCATACTCATTTGGGCGGTGCAAATGGTCTGGATTCCATTTTGGGCGGCGGGTGTTATCAACGGTTTAGCGCACTTCTGGGGCTATCGCAATTGGAACACCACCGACGCTTCCACCAACATTTCCCCGATCGGTATTTTAATCGGCGGCGAAGAATTGCATAACAACCATCACGCATTTGCCGCATCCGCACGGCTTTCCAGCCGCTGGTATGAATTCGATATTGGTTGGTTTTACATCCGCATCTTGGAAATGTTGGGCATGGCGAAAGTGCGCAAAGTTGCCCCGCGCATTCGGGTTAATCCCAACAAAATGGCGGTGGACTTTGACACCGTGACCGCTGTGCTCGGCAATCGCTTGCAAGTTCTCTCGCACTTTGCCCAGCAAGTCATCAAACCGGTGACGAAATCGGAATTGCGCCACCAAACCGTACTCGCAGAAAGCCAAGCTTTACAAACCGTGTATTTGTACCAGCAACGCCTGCATCAATTGTGGGAACGCACCACGGTTAGCCAAGAAGCGCGGCTGGAAGCGGTACAAGAATGGATCAGCAACGCGGAAAAAACCGGCATCGCGGCTCTGGAGCAATTTGCACACCGCCTGCGTGGGTATTCGGTCAGCGCCTAA
- a CDS encoding amino acid ABC transporter permease, with translation MVTWLRTNLFNNTFNSAVTLLLGTLLLYALTHAWGWGIHHAIWVADAEQCNAARGTGACWGVVTEKYRVIIFGRYPFAEQWRPFAATLLLMALLLASCMRMFWKPWLAALWLGVLVVFFALMHGGIFGLSVVATDQWGGLPLTILLASLSVVGAFPLSIFLALGRMSALPVIRTLCTVYVELIRGVPLISVLFMASFLFPLFMPEGFSIDVLLRVLVAMILFAAAYLAEVIRGGLQAIPRGQYEAASSLGLTYWQMQRKIILPQALATVVPGIMNNFISTFKDTSLVTIVSLYELTGSLDLAVNSDPNWMAYKLEGYLFIAAIYFGFCFSLSRYSQWVERQVNREKVH, from the coding sequence ATGGTGACGTGGTTACGCACTAATTTGTTTAACAACACGTTTAATAGTGCTGTGACGCTGCTGCTGGGAACGTTATTGCTCTACGCCCTCACCCATGCGTGGGGCTGGGGCATCCATCATGCAATATGGGTAGCCGATGCAGAACAGTGCAACGCAGCGCGTGGTACGGGCGCGTGCTGGGGCGTGGTCACGGAAAAGTACCGTGTGATTATTTTCGGGCGTTACCCGTTTGCAGAGCAGTGGCGACCGTTCGCGGCGACTTTGTTGCTGATGGCATTATTGTTGGCAAGCTGTATGCGGATGTTTTGGAAACCGTGGTTGGCGGCGTTGTGGCTTGGGGTGTTAGTGGTATTTTTTGCCCTGATGCATGGTGGTATTTTCGGCTTGAGTGTGGTGGCAACGGATCAATGGGGTGGTTTGCCATTGACCATTTTACTGGCATCGTTGTCGGTGGTGGGCGCATTTCCGTTGTCGATTTTTCTGGCATTGGGACGCATGTCGGCTTTGCCAGTTATCAGAACGCTGTGCACGGTTTATGTGGAACTGATTCGCGGTGTGCCATTGATTTCGGTGCTGTTTATGGCATCGTTTTTGTTTCCGCTGTTCATGCCGGAAGGTTTTTCGATTGATGTATTGCTGCGCGTCTTAGTGGCAATGATTTTGTTTGCGGCGGCGTATTTGGCGGAAGTGATTCGTGGTGGTTTGCAGGCGATTCCGCGTGGGCAATACGAGGCGGCATCCTCGTTGGGGCTGACGTATTGGCAGATGCAACGCAAGATCATTTTGCCTCAAGCCTTGGCAACAGTAGTACCGGGGATCATGAATAACTTCATTTCCACCTTCAAAGATACCTCGCTGGTGACGATTGTGAGTTTATACGAATTGACGGGTTCATTGGATTTGGCGGTAAATAGCGATCCCAATTGGATGGCGTATAAGCTGGAAGGGTATTTGTTTATTGCGGCGATTTATTTTGGGTTTTGTTTCAGCTTGTCACGTTATAGCCAGTGGGTCGAGCGGCAGGTGAATCGGGAGAAGGTGCATTAA
- a CDS encoding DsrE family protein gives MRVNPFFAASMVAIALLSVPFSTVIAADAVTEKTSENETAGDETHRLVIQVNKREEDFQDHVLANIVNLQKHYGMDNIEMEVVAYGPGIWLVTEKSAFLKRVESLMMQNVTFTACGNTLDTVEESSGTRPTLIDGIEETQAGIARIIALQEQGWSYLSP, from the coding sequence ATGAGAGTAAACCCGTTTTTTGCTGCCAGCATGGTAGCAATTGCTTTATTGAGCGTCCCTTTTTCAACTGTCATTGCAGCCGATGCTGTTACCGAAAAAACCAGTGAAAATGAAACCGCTGGTGATGAAACCCATCGCTTGGTGATTCAAGTCAATAAGCGCGAAGAAGATTTTCAAGATCACGTCTTAGCCAATATCGTCAACCTGCAAAAACATTACGGCATGGATAATATCGAAATGGAGGTGGTCGCCTATGGCCCCGGCATTTGGTTAGTCACCGAAAAAAGTGCGTTTCTCAAGCGGGTCGAAAGCTTGATGATGCAAAACGTCACCTTCACTGCTTGCGGCAACACCCTCGACACCGTGGAAGAAAGCAGCGGCACACGCCCCACACTCATTGACGGCATCGAGGAAACCCAAGCAGGCATTGCACGGATTATTGCCCTGCAAGAACAAGGCTGGAGCTACCTTAGCCCGTAA
- the lnt gene encoding apolipoprotein N-acyltransferase produces the protein MLSFRNSRESLSKIDYLLALLAGASMALAFAPLEWRVFAFFAPAVLFWLNLKALPTKQRLWLAWVFGVGMFAGGAHWIYVSIHFFGGANSLIAGLMVAIFVVIMALLLLVFGWLAAYTAHLPQAVRLLVAFPAIWVLTEWFRGWFLTGFPWLFVGSSQIDTWLAHYAPITGVLGVSWLVAVGAGALVLLVLGTLRERLIASVLAVVTVAGGFGLGQIRWTEPAGEPLFVSMLQGNVDQLTKWSREFRNDNIQAYLDLMDGDKYPNVESSHLVIWPETALADSFQQSDDVMLPLQDWAREAKVDVLVGGFHINRDTEAVYNAVMVVGGERDVEISANTGEHVYAKQHLVPFSEYIPLLKYLRFLEHIVKLPYDNVTAWEGTNTLTVAGQPMRMSVCYEDAYAEEMIAGLPQATMLVNVSNDGWFTGSIEPAQHAEIARMRALETGRYLLRATNNGVSAIIDDKGKVTATAEPRIATVISGYATPMQGATPYVQVGNWLIIPLMFILLGVPLLLLRGKFYS, from the coding sequence ATGCTGTCTTTTCGTAATTCTCGTGAATCCCTTTCAAAAATTGATTACCTGCTGGCTTTGCTGGCAGGTGCATCAATGGCCTTGGCGTTCGCGCCGCTTGAGTGGCGTGTGTTTGCCTTTTTTGCCCCCGCCGTATTGTTTTGGCTGAATCTGAAAGCGTTGCCGACCAAGCAACGTTTGTGGTTGGCGTGGGTATTTGGGGTGGGGATGTTTGCCGGAGGTGCGCACTGGATTTATGTCAGTATCCACTTTTTTGGCGGGGCAAATTCCCTGATTGCTGGCTTAATGGTGGCAATTTTTGTGGTGATCATGGCGCTGTTGCTGCTGGTATTCGGTTGGTTGGCGGCGTATACCGCGCATTTGCCGCAAGCGGTGCGTTTACTGGTGGCATTTCCGGCGATTTGGGTGTTGACCGAATGGTTTCGTGGTTGGTTTTTAACGGGGTTTCCCTGGTTATTTGTGGGTAGCAGCCAGATTGATACGTGGTTGGCACATTACGCGCCAATCACGGGTGTGTTGGGCGTCAGTTGGCTGGTCGCGGTGGGCGCGGGTGCATTGGTTTTGCTGGTGCTGGGAACCTTGCGTGAACGGTTGATTGCCAGCGTATTAGCGGTGGTCACGGTGGCGGGTGGTTTTGGTTTGGGGCAGATTCGTTGGACAGAACCCGCAGGAGAGCCGTTATTTGTCAGTATGTTGCAAGGCAATGTTGATCAGTTGACCAAGTGGTCACGCGAATTCCGCAATGACAATATCCAAGCGTATTTGGATTTAATGGATGGGGATAAGTACCCGAATGTCGAATCTTCTCACCTGGTGATTTGGCCGGAAACCGCGTTGGCGGATTCTTTTCAGCAATCCGACGACGTGATGTTACCGTTACAAGATTGGGCGCGTGAGGCAAAAGTTGATGTGTTGGTTGGTGGTTTCCACATTAATCGCGACACCGAGGCGGTGTATAACGCGGTGATGGTGGTGGGTGGTGAGCGTGATGTGGAAATTTCCGCCAATACGGGTGAGCATGTGTACGCGAAGCAACACCTTGTGCCGTTTAGTGAATACATTCCGTTGTTGAAATACCTGCGCTTTTTGGAACATATCGTTAAATTGCCGTATGACAATGTGACGGCGTGGGAAGGCACGAATACCCTCACCGTTGCCGGGCAGCCGATGCGCATGTCGGTGTGTTACGAAGATGCGTATGCCGAAGAAATGATTGCCGGATTGCCGCAAGCGACCATGCTGGTGAATGTCAGTAATGATGGCTGGTTCACCGGCTCGATTGAACCCGCACAACACGCGGAAATTGCGCGGATGCGGGCGTTGGAAACCGGGCGCTATTTGTTACGGGCTACCAATAACGGTGTCAGCGCGATTATTGATGACAAGGGCAAAGTGACCGCCACGGCAGAACCGCGTATTGCCACGGTGATCAGTGGTTACGCCACACCGATGCAAGGCGCAACCCCTTATGTGCAGGTTGGAAACTGGCTGATTATTCCATTGATGTTTATACTGTTAGGTGTTCCGTTGCTATTGTTGCGCGGCAAATTTTATTCATAG
- a CDS encoding amino acid ABC transporter ATP-binding protein: MSDYMIEFAKVNKWYGNQFHVLRDIDLQVRRGERIVICGPSGSGKSTLIRCINRLEAHQQGKLTVDGLELSDDVKVLHEVRRKVGMVFQQFNLFPHLTVLENLTLAPIQVNKLSKTEAEERAMTQLQRVQIAEQAHKYPLQLSGGQQQRVAIARALCLTPQVLLFDEPTSALDPEMIKEVLDVMSELAEQGITMLCVTHEMGFAKSVADRVIFMDAGQIVEENNPHDFFNRPRNARTQAFLAKILAH; encoded by the coding sequence ATGTCTGATTACATGATCGAATTCGCCAAAGTCAACAAATGGTACGGCAACCAGTTTCACGTCTTGCGTGACATCGACTTGCAGGTACGTCGGGGCGAACGCATTGTCATTTGTGGCCCTTCAGGTTCTGGCAAATCCACCCTGATCCGCTGCATTAACCGCTTGGAAGCACACCAGCAAGGTAAGCTCACGGTTGATGGGCTGGAACTCAGCGATGACGTGAAAGTGCTGCACGAAGTGCGCCGCAAAGTCGGCATGGTATTCCAGCAATTCAACCTGTTCCCGCATTTAACGGTGTTAGAAAACCTCACCCTCGCGCCGATTCAGGTGAATAAACTCTCCAAAACCGAGGCGGAAGAACGTGCCATGACGCAATTACAGCGCGTGCAGATTGCGGAACAAGCGCACAAATACCCGCTGCAATTGTCCGGCGGGCAACAACAGCGCGTTGCGATTGCCCGCGCGTTGTGCCTGACCCCACAAGTTCTGCTTTTCGATGAACCCACCTCTGCCCTTGACCCGGAAATGATCAAAGAAGTGTTGGATGTGATGAGCGAATTAGCCGAGCAAGGCATCACCATGCTGTGTGTGACCCACGAAATGGGTTTTGCCAAATCGGTAGCCGATCGGGTGATCTTCATGGATGCTGGGCAGATTGTGGAAGAAAATAACCCGCACGATTTTTTCAATCGCCCGCGCAATGCGCGTACTCAGGCATTTTTGGCGAAAATATTGGCGCATTGA
- a CDS encoding amino acid ABC transporter permease has translation MTLWRNQKIRGWIYQIAALLLVALCVAILADNTLENMRTRGIQSGFGFLSQPAGFDISESLFGFESTQPYWKAFLTGLGNTLKVALIGIILTTILGVLLGVGRFSQNILIRGLCLTYVEIFRNVPLLLQLLMWYLLLVEFLPTAREAEPFLGMFLTKAGLTLPWFGDMPVKAGFGIKGGINVSPEFLALLLGLVIYTASYIAEIVRSGIASVPRGQHEAAMALGLSRAQAMRLIQLPQALRVIIPPLTNQYLNLTKNSSLAVAVGYPELVSIANTSINQTGRAVECIAVIMAVYLTLSLLTSVLMNAYNRRAAIKER, from the coding sequence ATGACCCTCTGGCGTAACCAAAAAATACGCGGCTGGATTTACCAAATTGCCGCGCTGCTGCTAGTGGCGTTGTGCGTTGCCATCCTCGCCGACAATACGCTGGAAAACATGCGCACCCGTGGCATTCAAAGCGGCTTCGGTTTCCTGTCACAACCCGCCGGATTTGATATTAGCGAAAGCCTGTTCGGGTTTGAGTCGACACAACCTTATTGGAAAGCTTTCCTCACCGGTTTGGGTAACACCCTTAAAGTCGCGCTCATTGGCATTATTCTCACCACGATTCTCGGTGTATTGCTGGGGGTAGGGCGCTTCTCCCAGAATATCCTGATCCGTGGCTTGTGCCTGACGTATGTGGAAATCTTCCGCAATGTGCCGTTGTTGCTGCAATTGTTGATGTGGTATCTGTTGTTGGTTGAGTTTTTGCCGACTGCACGGGAAGCCGAACCCTTTCTCGGCATGTTTCTCACCAAAGCAGGCTTAACTTTGCCTTGGTTTGGGGATATGCCGGTCAAAGCCGGATTTGGCATTAAAGGCGGGATTAATGTCTCGCCGGAATTTCTGGCGTTGTTGTTGGGGTTGGTGATTTATACGGCGTCGTATATTGCGGAAATTGTACGCAGTGGTATTGCTTCTGTGCCGCGTGGACAGCATGAGGCGGCAATGGCGTTAGGTTTGAGTCGGGCGCAAGCCATGCGTTTGATTCAGTTGCCGCAAGCGTTGCGGGTGATTATTCCGCCGTTGACCAATCAGTATTTGAATCTGACCAAAAACTCTTCGCTGGCAGTGGCGGTTGGCTATCCTGAACTGGTGTCGATTGCGAATACCTCGATCAATCAGACCGGGCGGGCGGTGGAGTGCATTGCAGTGATTATGGCGGTTTACCTGACGCTTTCGTTGCTCACTTCCGTACTGATGAATGCTTACAATCGTCGTGCGGCGATCAAGGAGCGGTAG
- a CDS encoding NUDIX hydrolase, producing the protein MNAIDQLTPTDIMQRLQQRGAATHDVALDACREAGVLVPFVRMNNAWHLLFIRRPKSVRDYHSGQVAFAGGKRDPEDADLTATALREAHEEIGILPHDVAILGQLSPHHSVSRFQIVPTVAHVPWPYELILSPQEVARAFTIPLHWLAQPQHHEIRYRQLTDVTEPIPIVYFQEYDGEILWGATARITLSLLACLQ; encoded by the coding sequence ATGAACGCCATTGATCAACTGACCCCAACCGACATTATGCAGCGCTTACAACAACGCGGCGCAGCGACGCATGATGTCGCACTGGACGCATGTCGTGAAGCTGGGGTGTTAGTACCGTTTGTGCGCATGAATAATGCTTGGCATTTGCTGTTTATTCGCCGCCCTAAGTCGGTGCGCGATTATCACAGCGGGCAAGTCGCTTTTGCTGGGGGCAAACGTGACCCAGAAGATGCCGACCTGACCGCCACAGCATTGCGTGAGGCACACGAAGAAATCGGTATTTTGCCGCACGATGTGGCTATTCTGGGGCAACTCAGCCCGCATCACAGCGTGAGCCGCTTTCAAATTGTGCCAACCGTTGCCCACGTACCTTGGCCTTATGAACTGATACTTAGCCCGCAAGAAGTCGCCCGTGCCTTCACCATTCCGCTGCATTGGCTGGCACAACCGCAACACCACGAAATACGCTACCGACAGTTAACCGACGTAACAGAACCAATACCGATCGTGTATTTTCAAGAATACGATGGGGAAATTTTATGGGGGGCGACGGCTAGAATCACGCTGTCATTGCTGGCTTGCTTGCAATAG
- a CDS encoding sirohydrochlorin chelatase, whose protein sequence is MQALLIVAHGSRRVQSNDEIRALAAKVGEQSGADYAYVGSAFLELAEPSIPDGIQQCIDQGATAITIMPFFLSAGRHVVTDVPELVQEKQRENPQVKIRMAPYLGVSGLMPSLILQSAQTACECNGVNCTYPACITG, encoded by the coding sequence ATGCAAGCTTTACTTATTGTGGCGCACGGCAGTCGCCGCGTGCAATCGAATGATGAAATTCGTGCCCTTGCTGCCAAAGTCGGGGAGCAGTCTGGTGCGGATTACGCTTACGTGGGCAGTGCGTTTCTGGAATTGGCAGAGCCGTCGATTCCCGACGGTATCCAGCAATGCATTGACCAAGGCGCAACGGCAATCACCATTATGCCATTTTTTCTATCAGCCGGTCGGCATGTGGTAACGGATGTGCCTGAATTGGTACAGGAGAAACAACGTGAAAACCCCCAAGTAAAGATTCGTATGGCGCCTTACTTAGGGGTATCGGGTTTAATGCCGAGCTTGATTTTGCAGTCCGCGCAAACCGCTTGTGAGTGCAATGGGGTTAACTGCACGTATCCGGCGTGTATTACGGGCTAA
- the pepP gene encoding Xaa-Pro aminopeptidase, giving the protein MQKPIIPKEEYAARRRQLLAQLGQDAVAVVPSGGLKVRNRDAEYPFRQDSDFHYLTGFNEPEAVAVFVPGREEGEYVLFCREKNELAERWSGTRAGLEGAKHWHGADDAHPISDLNKLMPELLIGRDQVHYDLGANPEFDLHLIRWVNHLRARARAGIRAPHSIVMLDRILHEMRLFKSAAEVAVMRYAAQTAARAHTRAMQICQPGTYEYEVEAELLHEFRRMGMEPAYTSIVGGGKNACILHYIENREVLHDGDLLLIDAGAEHECYASDITRTFPVNGKFSPAQRALYQLVLDAQQAAIAAAIPGNTWDDPHQAAVKVLAQGLLDLGILSGTLEEVLKKPEVTNLEEPAPEEPYRQFYMHKTGHWLGMDVHDVGDYKHGEEWRTLQPGMVLTVEPGLYISPADNVDPQWWNIGIRIEDDVLITADGNEVLSREVVKEIAAIEALMAR; this is encoded by the coding sequence ATGCAAAAACCGATAATTCCGAAGGAAGAGTACGCAGCACGGCGGCGGCAGTTGTTGGCGCAATTGGGTCAGGATGCGGTGGCAGTCGTGCCGTCTGGCGGCTTGAAAGTGCGTAACCGTGATGCGGAATACCCGTTTCGGCAAGACAGCGATTTCCACTACTTGACGGGTTTTAACGAGCCGGAGGCAGTGGCGGTATTTGTGCCGGGGCGCGAAGAAGGCGAATACGTGTTGTTTTGCCGCGAAAAAAACGAATTAGCGGAACGCTGGTCAGGCACTCGCGCCGGTTTAGAAGGGGCAAAACACTGGCACGGAGCAGACGATGCGCACCCGATTAGCGATTTAAACAAGCTGATGCCGGAATTGCTGATCGGGCGTGATCAAGTGCATTACGATTTGGGCGCAAACCCTGAGTTTGATTTGCATCTGATTCGTTGGGTGAATCACTTGCGTGCCAGAGCGCGGGCAGGGATACGTGCGCCGCACAGCATTGTGATGTTGGATCGGATTCTGCACGAAATGCGCCTGTTTAAATCAGCAGCGGAAGTGGCGGTGATGCGTTATGCCGCGCAAACCGCTGCACGGGCGCATACCCGTGCGATGCAAATCTGTCAGCCGGGGACATACGAGTACGAAGTCGAAGCCGAATTGCTGCACGAATTCCGGCGCATGGGGATGGAACCCGCGTATACCTCGATTGTGGGCGGCGGTAAAAATGCCTGCATTTTGCACTACATCGAAAACCGTGAGGTGTTGCATGACGGTGATTTGCTGCTGATTGACGCAGGGGCAGAACACGAATGCTACGCCAGCGATATTACCCGCACTTTTCCGGTGAATGGCAAATTTAGCCCCGCACAACGGGCGTTGTATCAATTGGTGCTGGATGCGCAACAGGCTGCAATTGCTGCCGCGATTCCCGGCAATACGTGGGATGACCCGCACCAAGCGGCGGTGAAGGTGTTGGCGCAAGGGTTACTCGATTTGGGCATATTGAGCGGTACGCTGGAAGAGGTGTTGAAAAAGCCTGAGGTGACGAATCTTGAAGAACCCGCTCCCGAAGAGCCTTACCGCCAGTTTTACATGCACAAAACCGGGCATTGGCTGGGGATGGATGTCCACGACGTGGGCGATTACAAGCACGGCGAGGAATGGCGCACCTTGCAACCGGGCATGGTGTTGACGGTGGAGCCGGGGCTGTACATTTCCCCCGCCGATAATGTCGACCCGCAATGGTGGAATATCGGCATTCGGATTGAGGATGATGTATTGATCACCGCAGATGGCAACGAGGTATTAAGCCGCGAGGTGGTGAAGGAAATCGCGGCTATTGAAGCATTGATGGCGCGTTAA
- a CDS encoding cell division protein ZapA, translated as MEKAIQPVNIRILDKDYMVACPVGEQDALIASSRRVDREMRKIRDSGKVLGSDRIAVMVALNLAHELMHGKHHHNAAADPATLEHLQKMQQRLDATLDKHKA; from the coding sequence ATGGAAAAAGCTATCCAACCCGTCAATATTCGCATTCTCGACAAAGATTATATGGTTGCCTGCCCCGTGGGTGAACAGGATGCCTTGATTGCTTCTTCACGCCGCGTCGATCGCGAAATGCGCAAAATCCGCGATTCTGGCAAAGTCTTAGGCAGTGACCGCATTGCCGTCATGGTTGCCCTCAATCTTGCCCACGAATTAATGCACGGCAAACACCACCACAATGCAGCAGCCGACCCTGCTACGCTGGAACACCTGCAAAAAATGCAGCAACGTTTGGATGCCACGCTTGATAAGCACAAAGCTTGA
- a CDS encoding UPF0149 family protein, with the protein MKSELPDYVGVERALGRANVDFSSAEIHGMACGLLVVDQATSPETWLAQALEGNPQDFHVQEARSLLKDLFAATRQQLNDSEMAFELFLPEDDALETRVEAMQDWCQGFSFGLALAGVKDMRTLPDDSREWAEDVVRIGSSGELEMEDEEEGEESLAEIIEYLRVGVLMMNEELQPMKAAPHIH; encoded by the coding sequence TTGAAGAGCGAATTACCGGATTATGTAGGCGTAGAGCGGGCGTTAGGGCGTGCCAACGTGGATTTTTCGAGTGCAGAAATTCATGGGATGGCGTGCGGTTTATTGGTGGTTGATCAGGCAACTTCACCAGAAACCTGGTTGGCGCAGGCGTTGGAAGGCAACCCGCAGGATTTTCATGTGCAAGAAGCTCGCAGTTTGCTGAAAGACTTATTTGCTGCGACCCGCCAGCAATTAAATGATTCAGAGATGGCGTTTGAATTATTTTTGCCCGAAGATGATGCCTTGGAAACCCGCGTGGAAGCGATGCAAGATTGGTGTCAGGGCTTCAGTTTTGGGTTGGCACTGGCGGGGGTGAAAGACATGCGCACCTTACCGGACGATTCGCGTGAATGGGCAGAAGATGTGGTACGCATCGGCAGTTCCGGCGAGCTGGAAATGGAAGACGAGGAAGAGGGTGAAGAGTCACTCGCGGAAATTATCGAGTACCTGCGCGTCGGTGTGTTGATGATGAACGAAGAATTGCAACCGATGAAAGCAGCGCCACACATTCATTGA